From one Actinomycetota bacterium genomic stretch:
- a CDS encoding histidine phosphatase family protein: MILFLVRHALTPVTGSVLIGRVPGYPLSEKGREQAAATGQRLAGAPLKAVYSSPMERCVETATAVAAHHKLKVQTVEDLAEIDYGTWQGRTLKSLYGVKGWKELRARPADFRFPGGETIREAHTRGMVAIEALRLKHKDKAIVVCSHCDMIKLIVAGCLGLGIDLYDRINIAPASITTLHLSSGTPRLINVGDTGGYDELFESLKRKPAEPAKKPASQRGKTK, encoded by the coding sequence GTGATCCTGTTCCTGGTTCGGCATGCGCTCACCCCCGTCACCGGCTCCGTGCTGATCGGCCGGGTGCCCGGCTACCCGCTTTCGGAGAAGGGCAGGGAGCAGGCGGCCGCGACCGGGCAGCGCCTGGCCGGCGCACCTCTCAAAGCCGTCTACTCCAGCCCGATGGAGCGTTGCGTCGAGACTGCAACCGCCGTCGCAGCCCACCACAAGCTCAAGGTCCAGACGGTCGAGGACCTGGCCGAGATCGACTACGGCACCTGGCAGGGGAGGACCCTGAAGAGCCTCTACGGAGTGAAGGGGTGGAAAGAGCTGCGGGCCCGGCCCGCCGACTTCCGCTTCCCCGGCGGAGAGACCATCCGGGAGGCGCACACCCGGGGCATGGTGGCGATAGAAGCCCTGCGGCTGAAGCACAAGGACAAGGCGATTGTCGTCTGCTCCCACTGCGACATGATCAAGCTGATCGTCGCCGGGTGCCTCGGACTGGGCATCGACCTTTATGATCGGATCAACATCGCTCCGGCGTCGATCACCACGCTCCATCTCAGCTCAGGTACTCCCCGGCTGATCAACGTCGGCGACACCGGCGGCTACGACGAACTTTTCGAAAGCCTGAAGCGCAAGCCCGCGGAGCCCGCCAAGAAGCCGGCTTCCCAACGAGGGAAAACTAAGTGA
- a CDS encoding DUF3090 family protein, with translation MSQDVDIDPADSLTAGAVGQPGRRVFMLQATQGTETYSWVLEKEQVTALARASYELLSQIGQHEMTKELLGKGPLGASTPEFDQAMALRPDQPAFRIDAGTITMRYDDSRNVIELSFSELTESEMDLGATVRVVVTPRQLAAFGIQGMKVVAQGRPTCPLCGHPMEPDGHICPATNGHNPRAR, from the coding sequence GTGAGCCAGGACGTCGACATAGACCCAGCGGACAGCCTCACAGCCGGAGCGGTCGGCCAGCCCGGGCGCCGGGTTTTTATGCTCCAGGCCACCCAGGGGACGGAGACCTACAGCTGGGTGCTGGAGAAGGAGCAGGTCACGGCTCTTGCCCGGGCCAGCTACGAGCTGCTCTCCCAGATCGGCCAGCACGAGATGACCAAGGAGCTGCTCGGCAAGGGCCCTCTTGGCGCGTCGACCCCGGAGTTCGACCAGGCCATGGCCCTCCGACCGGACCAGCCGGCGTTCCGGATCGACGCCGGCACGATCACCATGCGGTACGACGACTCCCGCAACGTCATCGAGCTGTCGTTCTCCGAGCTGACCGAGTCGGAGATGGACCTCGGCGCCACGGTCAGGGTTGTGGTCACCCCCCGCCAGCTGGCCGCTTTCGGGATCCAGGGCATGAAGGTGGTGGCCCAGGGACGGCCGACCTGTCCGCTGTGCGGGCACCCGATGGAGCCGGACGGCCACATTTGCCCGGCCACCAATGGACACAACCCCCGAGCCCGCTAG
- a CDS encoding SCO1664 family protein, producing the protein MDTTPEPASRTSVLTPEDLAEGELDLLGLLPGSSNYTFLARLGDEGPLVVYKPRRGESPLWDFPSGTLCTREAAAYVVCDALGWSYVPPTILRDGPHGIGMVQQYIEHDPQFHAFNLTPEYDAELKEIALFDLIVNNADRKGGHVLRDANGQLWAIDHGVCFHVQPKLRTVLWDYIGEPIPADALQAIETLRDRVRGSAGERLEELLFPEEIETLLGRAESLLANKVFPEPGPGRPYPWPPI; encoded by the coding sequence ATGGACACAACCCCCGAGCCCGCTAGCCGCACATCGGTACTCACCCCGGAGGACCTGGCCGAGGGGGAGCTGGACCTGCTCGGGCTGCTGCCCGGCTCGTCCAATTACACTTTCCTGGCCCGCCTGGGCGACGAGGGACCCCTGGTGGTCTACAAACCCCGCCGCGGCGAGTCGCCCCTATGGGACTTTCCCTCCGGGACACTCTGTACCCGGGAGGCCGCCGCCTACGTGGTGTGCGACGCTCTCGGCTGGTCGTATGTCCCGCCGACGATCCTGCGGGACGGGCCCCACGGGATAGGGATGGTCCAGCAGTACATCGAGCACGACCCCCAGTTCCACGCCTTCAACCTGACGCCGGAGTACGACGCCGAGCTGAAAGAGATCGCCCTGTTCGACCTCATCGTCAATAACGCCGACCGCAAGGGCGGGCACGTCCTGCGCGACGCCAACGGGCAGCTTTGGGCGATCGACCATGGCGTCTGCTTCCACGTCCAGCCCAAGCTGCGAACCGTGCTGTGGGATTACATCGGGGAGCCGATTCCGGCGGATGCGCTGCAAGCCATCGAGACTCTGCGTGATCGCGTGCGGGGGAGCGCCGGCGAGCGGCTCGAGGAGCTGCTTTTCCCCGAGGAGATTGAAACCCTGCTGGGGCGGGCAGAGTCCCTTTTGGCGAACAAGGTGTTCCCCGAGCCCGGCCCGGGCAGGCCCTATCCCTGGCCCCCCATATAG
- a CDS encoding citrate synthase/methylcitrate synthase — translation MRAFGTPAIEVPKGLKGVVVAETQVGDVRGSEGFYHYREYSAIDLAQQCTLEEVWHLLYEGHLPNIAELEDFTARIRQLRVLPDDLKDILPAVAGMGTDFVPLEALRSALSLLCSSWGFRPWIDSGHEVLKEQAMKVCAVVPTLIMALHRLNQGEEPVDPRPDLGYAANYLYMWSGTEAPEAHVRAIEQYMTSTIEHGFNASTFTARVVTSTGADLGAAVVAALGSLSGPLHGGAPSRALEMLDAIKKPEDADPWIRSAVEEGRRIMGFGHPVYQTDDPRSLMLRGIAEHLGGPRVAFAKYIESRVVEILKELKPGRQLYANVEYYASIVMESIGLPSNLFTPTFACSRAIGWTTHILEQAADNRIIRPSGRYIGTAPPTPVPPLDQR, via the coding sequence GTGCGGGCCTTCGGCACCCCGGCCATCGAGGTCCCCAAAGGGCTGAAGGGCGTTGTGGTTGCGGAGACCCAGGTCGGCGACGTCCGCGGCAGCGAAGGTTTCTACCACTACCGGGAGTACAGCGCGATCGATCTGGCGCAGCAGTGCACCCTGGAGGAGGTCTGGCACCTGCTCTACGAGGGCCATCTGCCGAACATCGCCGAGCTGGAGGACTTTACCGCCAGGATCCGGCAGCTCCGGGTGCTGCCGGACGACCTGAAGGACATCCTGCCGGCGGTCGCCGGGATGGGAACCGATTTCGTGCCGCTGGAGGCACTTCGCTCCGCCCTGTCGCTTCTGTGCTCCAGCTGGGGCTTCAGGCCCTGGATCGACTCCGGCCACGAGGTGCTGAAAGAGCAGGCGATGAAGGTGTGCGCGGTGGTCCCCACGCTGATCATGGCGCTGCACCGCCTGAACCAGGGCGAAGAGCCCGTCGATCCCAGGCCCGACCTCGGCTACGCCGCGAACTACCTGTACATGTGGTCGGGCACCGAGGCTCCCGAGGCCCACGTGAGGGCAATCGAGCAGTACATGACCAGTACCATCGAGCACGGCTTCAACGCGTCGACATTCACCGCCCGGGTGGTTACCTCCACCGGCGCCGACCTGGGCGCAGCGGTGGTTGCCGCCCTCGGCTCCCTCTCCGGGCCGCTTCACGGCGGCGCGCCGAGCCGGGCACTGGAGATGCTGGACGCCATCAAGAAGCCGGAAGATGCCGACCCCTGGATCCGCTCCGCGGTCGAGGAGGGCCGCCGCATCATGGGCTTCGGTCACCCGGTCTACCAGACCGACGACCCGCGCTCGCTGATGCTGCGGGGGATAGCCGAGCACCTCGGCGGCCCCCGGGTGGCGTTTGCCAAGTACATCGAATCCCGGGTGGTGGAGATCCTGAAGGAGCTGAAGCCGGGCCGGCAGCTGTACGCCAACGTGGAGTACTACGCCTCGATAGTAATGGAGTCCATCGGCCTCCCCTCCAACCTGTTCACCCCGACCTTCGCCTGCAGCCGGGCCATCGGCTGGACGACCCACATCCTCGAGCAGGCGGCCGACAACCGGATCATCCGGCCGAGCGGTCGCTACATCGGAACGGCGCCGCCCACCCCGGTGCCGCCGCTGGACCAGAGGTAG